The following are encoded in a window of Flavobacteriales bacterium genomic DNA:
- a CDS encoding molybdopterin molybdotransferase MoeA: protein MISVEEAKQLVEQHTGLLQPCAVGLNNALGYVLSQDIVAPVSLPPFPQSAMDGYALCGSGKDGLHGAYKLVGEIRAGDETNITLKEGEAVRIFTGAMVPEDISSVVRQEDVTIRDGEVLVPGEVKPGSNIRHTGDQIQCGEMALGSGTVLTPACIGFLAGLGLREVNVYPRPRVGLVVTGSELVQPGHPLRPGQIYESNSATLAAALESTGFSVAGKMIIGDDFERTVQAIGTMAGHHDIVIMSGGISVGDYDFVKRAMEELHVETVFYKINQKPGKPAFFGKRQGRLLFALPGNPSAALLCYYQYVLPALRKMSGISPVSLEIRWLPMAAPFIKKEERACFLKAKVNGGQVEVLDKQGSDMLLGFANADALIYIPANKSGVGRGEEVEVHMLPS, encoded by the coding sequence ATGATCTCAGTAGAAGAAGCAAAGCAATTGGTGGAACAGCATACCGGTTTGCTTCAGCCGTGTGCGGTTGGATTGAATAACGCGTTGGGATATGTATTGTCACAGGATATCGTCGCTCCCGTTTCTCTGCCTCCTTTTCCCCAGTCAGCCATGGACGGTTATGCCCTATGCGGTAGCGGGAAAGACGGGTTACACGGCGCTTACAAACTGGTGGGTGAGATCAGAGCCGGCGATGAAACGAACATCACCCTGAAGGAAGGAGAAGCCGTGCGGATATTCACCGGCGCCATGGTTCCGGAAGATATCAGCAGTGTCGTCCGCCAGGAGGATGTCACCATCCGGGACGGAGAAGTGCTGGTGCCCGGGGAAGTAAAACCCGGCAGCAACATCAGGCATACCGGGGATCAAATACAATGCGGCGAAATGGCCCTGGGCAGCGGAACGGTTCTGACGCCGGCATGCATAGGCTTTCTGGCGGGACTGGGCCTGAGGGAAGTAAATGTGTATCCCAGACCCCGGGTCGGGTTGGTGGTTACGGGGAGCGAACTGGTGCAGCCAGGCCATCCGCTGAGACCGGGGCAGATATATGAATCCAATTCCGCCACACTGGCGGCCGCCCTGGAATCAACCGGATTTTCGGTTGCCGGTAAGATGATCATCGGTGATGATTTTGAACGTACCGTCCAGGCCATCGGAACCATGGCCGGCCACCACGACATAGTGATCATGTCGGGCGGTATTTCCGTGGGTGATTATGATTTTGTGAAAAGGGCCATGGAAGAGCTGCATGTGGAAACGGTCTTCTATAAGATCAACCAGAAGCCCGGAAAACCTGCCTTTTTCGGCAAAAGACAGGGGCGTTTGCTTTTTGCACTTCCCGGTAATCCGTCAGCTGCCTTGCTGTGTTATTATCAATATGTATTGCCTGCCCTCCGGAAAATGTCCGGCATAAGCCCCGTCTCACTGGAGATACGGTGGCTTCCAATGGCCGCGCCATTCATCAAAAAGGAAGAAAGGGCCTGCTTTCTGAAAGCAAAAGTAAACGGTGGGCAGGTAGAGGTGCTCGATAAACAGGGTTCCGATATGCTGCTTGGTTTTGCTAATGCCGATGCACTCATCTACATACCGGCGAACAAATCCGGGGTCGGCCGGGGAGAGGAAGTGGAAGTGCATATGCTGCCATCCTGA